From Agelaius phoeniceus isolate bAgePho1 chromosome 19, bAgePho1.hap1, whole genome shotgun sequence, a single genomic window includes:
- the SPATA20 gene encoding spermatogenesis-associated protein 20 isoform X4, translated as MATVGTPSPPSVPRHTNRLINEKSPYLLQHAHNPVDWYPWGQEAFDKAKTENKLIFLSGRQQLLPIAGVPISECSPHHVFPAPCKGPFLTRLSLFAVGYSTCHWCHVMEEESFKSKEIGEIMNEHFVCIKVDREERPDVDKVYMTFVQATSGGGGWPMSVWLTPDLKPFAGGTYFPPEDGVHRVGFRTVLLRIAEQWKENKDALLESSQRILEALRHTSEIRVQGQESPPPAKEVMDTCFQQLSRSYDEDYGGFSKSPKFPTPVNLNFLFTYWALHQTTPEGARALKMALYTLKMMAHGGLHDHIGQGFHRYSTDQHWHVPHFEKMLYDQGQLAAVYSKAFQISGDEFFADIVRDILLYVSRDLSDQAGGFYSAEDADSYPTTTSTEKREGAFCVWTAKELRALLPDPVEGATEGTTLGDVFMHHYGVEEAGNVDPMKDPHQELKGKNVLIARCPPELTAARFGLEPGRLSALLQECQQRLSSARAQRPRPHLDTKMLAAWNGLMISGFAQAGATLDEQGYVSRAAQAAAFLRTHLFDPDSGRLLRSCYRGKHNSVEQSAVPIQGFLEDYVFVIQALFDLYEASLEQGWLEWALHLQHMQDKLFWDPKGFAYFSTEANDPSLLLRLKDDQDGAEPTPNSIAVTNLLRAACYSGHMDWVEKAGKILAAFSERLQKIPISLPEMVRATAVFHHTLKQSKLCFLPPAIHPPPGQVVICGDPQGEDTKEMLHCVRSVFSPNKVLMVADGDSAGFLYRQLPFLASLERKDGKATAYICSNFTCSLPVTSVQELRGMLSP; from the exons ATGGCCACGGTGGGGACACCCAGCCCCCCCAGCGTCCCTCGTCACACCAACCGCCTGATTAATGAAAAGTCCCCATACCTCCTGCAGCATGCCCACAACCCTGTGGATTG GTACCCTTGGGGTCAGGAAGCATTTGAtaaagcaaagacagaaaacAAGCTGATATTCCTGTCAG gaaggcagcagctcttGCCCATAGCAGGGGTCCCCATCTCTGAGTGTTCTCCCCATCACGTGtttcctgctccctgcaaaGGACCATTCCTCACCCGTCTAAGCTTGTTTGCAGTTGGCTACTCCACCTGCCACTGGTGCCATGTCATGGAGGAGGAGTCCTTCAAGAGCAAGGAGATTGGGGAGATCATGAATGAGCACTTTGTATGCATCAAAGTGGATCGTGAGGAGCGGCCAGATGTGGACAAAGTATACATGACCTTCGTGCAG GCCACCAGTGGTGGAGGTGGTTGGCCCATGAGTGTCTGGCTGACCCCAGACCTCAAGCCCTTTGCTGGGGGGACGTATTTCCCTCCTGAGGATGGAGTTCATCGTGTTGGTTTTCGGACAGTGCTGCTCCGGATCGCAGAGCAG TGGAAGGAGAACAAAGATGCCCTGTtggagagcagccagaggaTTCTGGAAGCATTGCGACACACATCAGAGATCcgtgtgcagggccaggagtcaCCCCCACCAGCCAAAGAGGTGATGGACACCTgtttccagcagctctccagatcCTATGATGAGGATTATGGTGGATTTTCCAAATCCCCCAAGTTCCCCACCCCAG TGAATTTGAATTTCCTGTTCACATACTGGGCCCTGCACCAAACAACTCCAGAAGGTGCCCGTGCACTGAAGATGGCTCTGTACACCCTCAAGATGATGGCCCATGGGGGCCTCCATGACCACATTGGTCAG GGGTTTCACCGCTACTCCACCGACCAGCACTGGCATGTTCCTCACTTTGAGAAGATGCTCTATGACCAGgggcagctggcagctgtgtACAGCAAAGCCTTCCAG ATCTCTGGTGATGAATTCTTTGCTGATATTGTCCGAGACATTTTACTCTACGTCTCGCGTGACCTGAGTGACCAG GCAGGAGGTTTCTATAGTGCAGAAGATGCAGATTCCTACCCAACTACCACATCTACAGAGAAGCGAGAAGGAGCTTTCTGTGTGTGGACAGCCAAGGAGCTCCGGGCTCTCCTCCCCGACCCTGTCGAGGGGGCCACAGAAGGGACAACCTTGGGAGATGTCTTCATGCACCACTATGGAGTGGAAGAGGCTGGCAACGTGGACCCCATGAAG GACCCCCATCAGGAGCTGAAGGGAAAGAATGTCCTCATTGCCCGCTGCCCCCCGGAGCTGACGGCAGCCCGATttgggctggagccaggccgGCTGAGTGCCCTGCTGCAAGAATGCCAACAGAGACTGTCCTCAGCCCGGGCACAGCGGCCACGGCCACACCTGGACACCAAGATGCTGGCAGCATGGAATG ggctgaTGATCTCAGGCtttgcccaggctggggctaCCCTGGACGAGCAGGGATAtgtgagcagggctgcacaggcagcTGCCTTCCTGAGGACACACCTTTTCGACCCTGACAGCGGGAGGCTGCTTCGGAGCTGCTACCGGGGCAAGCACAACTCAGTGGAGCAGAG TGCTGTGCCCATCCAGGGCTTCCTGGAGGACTATGTCTTTGTCATCCAGGCACTCTTTGACTTGTATGAAGCCtcgctggagcagggctggctggagtGGGCCCTTCATCTCCAGCACATGCAAGACAAACTCTTCTGGGACCCTAAAGGCTTTGCTTATTTCTCCACTGAGGCCAACGatccctctctgctcctgcgTCTCAAGGATG ACCAAGATGGAGCAGAGCCCACCCCTAACTCTATCGCTGTCACAAACCTGCTCCGAGCAGCTTGTTACTCTGGTCATATGGACTGGGTGGAAAAAGCTGGCAAGATCTTGGCTGCCTTCTCAGAGAGGCTGCAGAAGATCCCGATAAGCCTCCCAGAGATGGTCCGAGCCACCGCTGTCTTCCATCACACCCTCAAACAG TCAAAGCTCTGTTTTCTCCCTCCTGCCATCCACCCTCCCCCTGGACAGGTTGTCATCTGTGGGGACCCTCAAGGAGAAGACACCAAAGAGATGCTGCATTGTGTCCGCTCTGTCTTCAGCCCAAACAAG GTGCTGATGGTCGCAGATGGAGACAGTGCTGGGTTCCTCTACCGCCAGCTGCCTTTCCTTGCGTCCCTGGAGAGGAAGGATGGGAAAGCCACTGCCTATATCTGCAGCAACTtcacctgctccctgcctgtCACCTCTGTCCAGGAGCTGCGTGGGATGCTCAGCCCGTGA